In Anseongella ginsenosidimutans, one genomic interval encodes:
- the rplL gene encoding 50S ribosomal protein L7/L12, producing MADLKTFAEQLVNLTVKEVNELAQILKDEYGIEPAAAAVAVAGPAAGGEAAAAEEKTSFDVVLTEAGGAKLAVVKLVKDLTGLGLKEAKELVDGAPKAVKEGVSKEEAESLKSQLEEAGAKVEVK from the coding sequence ATGGCAGATTTGAAAACGTTTGCTGAACAGTTGGTAAACTTAACAGTAAAAGAAGTTAATGAGCTTGCTCAGATACTGAAGGATGAGTATGGCATCGAGCCTGCTGCAGCAGCTGTGGCTGTTGCCGGTCCTGCGGCCGGCGGTGAGGCAGCCGCTGCCGAAGAAAAGACGTCATTTGACGTAGTACTTACCGAAGCCGGCGGAGCTAAGCTGGCCGTGGTAAAATTGGTAAAGGATCTTACCGGACTTGGTTTGAAAGAAGCCAAGGAACTGGTAGACGGTGCGCCTAAAGCTGTTAAAGAAGGTGTAAGCAAAGAAGAAGCTGAATCACTTAAATCACAGCTTGAAGAAGCCGGTGCAAAGGTTGAAGTTAAGTAA
- a CDS encoding helix-hairpin-helix domain-containing protein: MRRYLRILFTFSRKELNGMLVLFSLLALLLAARLLTDWLVPRPEVDFSAFQRQVALLQVPDSLSDRISGPERSFDRSEKAAARLPEESRARNETAFPGAGLTAKNSVSLPNQVSPDKARLFPFDPNTAKRADLLQLGLRPRIADILLKYREAGGEFRAREDLKKIYGLKQAVYLKLLPYIRIREGRFSGGVPPDKTARAGRPRCTELEINSADSTALLPLPGIGPVLSARIVRYRERLGGFHSPEQLLEVYGMDTASFHSFKNCLRADSSGLRKINLNEAGYQELRRLPYWSAAEINVVLNYREQHGPFAEITALYNIRALEEQTIQKVMPYLSLE; encoded by the coding sequence ATGAGGCGGTATTTGCGAATATTATTTACTTTTTCCAGAAAGGAGCTGAACGGCATGCTGGTATTGTTCAGCCTGTTGGCCCTGCTGCTGGCTGCAAGGTTGCTAACGGACTGGCTGGTTCCCCGGCCTGAGGTTGACTTTTCTGCGTTCCAACGACAGGTTGCATTGCTTCAGGTGCCTGATTCTTTATCAGACCGCATCAGCGGGCCTGAGCGATCTTTTGATCGTTCGGAAAAGGCTGCTGCGCGGCTGCCGGAAGAAAGCCGGGCCCGGAACGAAACGGCGTTCCCGGGGGCGGGCTTAACCGCAAAGAATTCTGTCTCTTTACCAAACCAGGTATCCCCTGATAAGGCCCGGTTATTCCCTTTTGATCCAAATACCGCAAAAAGAGCGGACTTACTGCAACTGGGGCTAAGGCCCCGGATAGCAGATATACTTTTAAAATACCGGGAGGCCGGAGGGGAGTTTCGTGCCAGGGAAGACCTTAAAAAGATTTATGGACTTAAACAGGCGGTTTATCTGAAGCTTCTGCCATATATACGAATAAGAGAAGGCAGGTTTAGTGGTGGTGTTCCGCCGGATAAAACAGCGCGCGCTGGCCGGCCCCGCTGCACGGAACTGGAGATCAACAGCGCCGATTCCACCGCTCTGCTCCCTTTGCCCGGGATTGGCCCGGTGCTTTCGGCAAGGATTGTCCGGTACCGGGAACGGCTGGGAGGGTTTCATTCGCCGGAGCAGCTGCTGGAGGTATATGGCATGGACACAGCCAGCTTCCACAGTTTTAAAAATTGCCTGCGGGCGGATAGTTCAGGCCTGAGAAAGATAAACCTTAACGAAGCCGGCTACCAGGAATTGAGACGCCTTCCTTACTGGTCGGCTGCGGAGATCAATGTGGTGCTGAATTACCGGGAACAGCATGGCCCGTTTGCGGAAATAACAGCTCTTTATAATATTCGGGCCCTGGAAGAACAGACAATTCAAAAAGTTATGCCATATTTGAGTTTGGAATAA
- the tuf gene encoding elongation factor Tu, protein MAKEKFDRSKPHVNIGTIGHVDHGKTTLTAAITKVLSDEGLSEARSFDSIDAAPEEKERGITINTSHVEYTTANRHYAHVDCPGHADYVKNMVTGAAQMDGAILVVAATDGPMPQTREHILLARQVGVPRIVVFMNKCDMVDDPELLDLVEMEIRELLSFYEFDGDNTPIIRGSALGALNGDAQWVKTVTELMTQVDEFIPIPPRLTELPFLMPVEDVFSITGRGTVATGRIERGQINTSDQVDIIGMGAENLKSTVTGVEMFRKILDYGEAGDNVGLLLRGIEKTDIRRGMVICKPGSVTPHTEFKAEVYVLSKNEGGRHTPFFNKYRPQFYFRTTDVTGEITLEQGVEMVMPGDNVTINVKLIAPVAMEKGLRFAIREGGRTVGAGQVTEITK, encoded by the coding sequence ATGGCAAAAGAAAAATTTGACCGTTCCAAACCACACGTAAATATTGGTACAATCGGTCACGTTGACCACGGAAAAACGACGCTGACGGCCGCTATTACAAAAGTACTGTCAGACGAAGGATTGTCCGAAGCACGTTCATTCGATTCTATTGACGCTGCTCCAGAAGAAAAAGAGCGCGGGATCACCATTAATACTTCCCACGTGGAGTATACCACTGCCAACCGTCACTATGCACACGTTGACTGCCCCGGCCATGCCGACTACGTGAAAAACATGGTTACAGGTGCTGCGCAGATGGACGGTGCAATTCTTGTAGTTGCCGCTACCGATGGTCCTATGCCGCAAACCCGTGAGCACATCCTGCTTGCACGCCAGGTGGGTGTTCCCCGTATCGTTGTATTCATGAATAAATGCGATATGGTGGACGATCCCGAACTGCTGGATCTCGTGGAAATGGAAATCAGGGAATTATTGTCATTCTATGAATTTGACGGTGATAATACGCCGATCATTCGCGGTTCCGCTCTTGGAGCATTGAACGGTGATGCCCAGTGGGTGAAGACTGTTACTGAACTCATGACGCAGGTTGACGAATTTATTCCGATTCCTCCGAGGCTGACAGAACTTCCTTTCCTGATGCCGGTTGAAGACGTATTCTCTATCACCGGTCGTGGTACGGTTGCAACCGGCCGTATTGAAAGAGGTCAGATCAACACCAGCGACCAGGTAGACATTATCGGAATGGGCGCTGAAAACCTGAAATCAACGGTAACAGGGGTGGAAATGTTCCGCAAGATCCTTGATTACGGTGAAGCAGGCGATAACGTAGGACTGTTGCTGCGCGGTATTGAAAAAACCGATATCCGTCGCGGGATGGTTATCTGCAAGCCCGGTTCGGTAACACCCCATACAGAATTCAAGGCAGAGGTTTACGTGCTTTCGAAAAACGAAGGCGGACGCCATACTCCTTTCTTCAACAAGTATCGTCCCCAGTTCTATTTCAGGACCACGGACGTAACCGGAGAGATCACCCTTGAACAAGGTGTGGAAATGGTAATGCCCGGCGATAACGTGACTATTAACGTGAAGCTGATCGCACCGGTAGCTATGGAAAAGGGGCTGCGCTTTGCGATTCGCGAAGGCGGACGTACAGTAGGTGCAGGCCAGGTAACTGAGATCACGAAGTAA
- a CDS encoding patatin-like phospholipase family protein → MKGLIGRLFFRRSGKEPQRVALVLSGGGARAWAHIGLLKALEEEGIYPEVVSGVSAGAIVGAMYASGRSADETLEIVQKTDMFKILRKGLFSFMAGAFSSLGHLQQQLEVFLPDNSFGSLQRKLFITTVNLNTGRVEIFDSGELHKPIMASCAVPLLFAPVKMGEYLYADGGVLNNLPVEPLLGQGYKIIGSNVVSPSLNMRLDGFRSVSMRSFELVSYKGIEDKAGLCDVMLTYEGLENYNIFRFAAARQIVDLGYKSARKQMDLLLAKLK, encoded by the coding sequence ATGAAAGGGCTCATCGGGAGACTTTTTTTTCGCAGGTCGGGGAAGGAACCGCAGCGGGTCGCACTGGTCCTTTCCGGCGGGGGCGCAAGGGCCTGGGCTCATATCGGTTTGTTAAAAGCCCTTGAAGAGGAAGGTATTTATCCGGAAGTTGTTTCCGGCGTGAGTGCAGGGGCTATTGTGGGCGCCATGTACGCGAGCGGGCGCTCCGCAGATGAAACGCTGGAGATTGTTCAAAAAACGGACATGTTCAAGATATTGCGGAAAGGTTTATTTTCTTTTATGGCGGGCGCCTTTTCAAGTCTCGGGCATTTGCAGCAGCAGCTGGAAGTGTTTCTTCCTGATAATTCCTTCGGTTCCCTGCAAAGAAAACTCTTTATTACCACCGTTAATTTGAATACCGGAAGGGTGGAAATATTCGATTCGGGAGAACTTCATAAACCTATCATGGCCTCCTGCGCAGTACCCCTGCTGTTCGCGCCGGTGAAAATGGGGGAGTATTTGTATGCGGATGGCGGGGTCCTGAATAACCTGCCGGTGGAGCCGCTCCTTGGCCAGGGGTACAAGATCATCGGAAGCAACGTGGTATCGCCTTCGCTCAATATGCGGCTCGACGGTTTTCGTTCGGTTAGTATGCGAAGTTTTGAACTGGTTTCCTATAAGGGAATAGAAGACAAGGCCGGGTTATGCGACGTTATGCTTACTTATGAAGGCCTGGAAAACTACAATATATTCCGGTTTGCAGCTGCCCGGCAAATTGTGGACCTGGGATATAAATCAGCCAGGAAACAAATGGACCTGCTGCTGGCAAAATTGAAATAG
- a CDS encoding adenine phosphoribosyltransferase, with product MLGEKIKSAIRDVPGFPKPGIIFKDITPILKDAVLCESITAAFAEKVSELRADVLCGVESRGFLFGMLLAQRLRIPFVPVRKEGKLPYRTLKQAYDLEYGRSTVEMHEDAVLPGQRVLVHDDLLATGGTITAVSEMIGRAGGQVAGYCFLLELGFLNGRARLAPYSENIYSLTVYE from the coding sequence ATGCTCGGGGAAAAAATAAAGTCAGCCATACGTGACGTCCCCGGCTTTCCTAAGCCGGGTATTATCTTTAAAGACATTACGCCCATTCTGAAGGATGCCGTCCTCTGTGAGTCAATTACTGCTGCATTCGCAGAAAAAGTGAGCGAACTCCGTGCGGACGTCCTTTGCGGAGTAGAAAGCAGGGGCTTCCTTTTTGGAATGCTGCTGGCCCAGCGTTTAAGAATACCCTTTGTGCCTGTCCGAAAAGAGGGAAAGCTTCCTTACCGCACCTTAAAACAGGCCTATGACCTGGAATATGGACGGTCGACGGTTGAGATGCATGAAGATGCTGTTTTGCCGGGACAGCGGGTGCTGGTACACGATGATCTGCTGGCCACCGGCGGAACCATTACGGCTGTCAGTGAGATGATCGGCCGGGCCGGCGGACAAGTGGCCGGTTATTGTTTTCTCCTTGAACTCGGCTTTTTAAATGGAAGGGCACGGCTGGCTCCTTATTCAGAAAACATCTATAGTTTGACTGTCTATGAATAA
- a CDS encoding HPF/RaiA family ribosome-associated protein: MRMTVQSIHFNADKKLLNLIEKKVKKLDTFCDRVINGLVYLRLEKADDSANKITEIKLNLPGSTLFVKEQCRSFEEATDLAVETMCKQLKKHNRRIKNHVKEPAKEVISTLVQEQEY; encoded by the coding sequence ATGAGAATGACAGTTCAATCGATCCATTTCAATGCCGACAAGAAATTGTTGAACCTCATTGAAAAAAAAGTAAAGAAACTGGACACATTTTGCGACCGGGTAATCAATGGCCTGGTGTACCTGCGTTTGGAAAAAGCAGACGATTCAGCCAACAAAATCACCGAGATCAAACTCAATCTCCCCGGAAGCACCTTATTTGTGAAGGAACAGTGCCGAAGTTTTGAGGAAGCAACTGACCTTGCGGTTGAAACAATGTGTAAGCAACTGAAGAAGCATAACAGGAGAATAAAAAATCATGTAAAGGAACCTGCCAAAGAGGTGATCAGTACTTTGGTCCAGGAGCAGGAATATTAA
- a CDS encoding acyl-CoA dehydrogenase family protein translates to MDEVFTNIPDFEMTEDQRMVQQMVNDFAEKHIRPHMMEWDEQQFFPVDLFKEMGGMGLMGVLIPQSYGGSGLGYHEYVSVISGVARVCGGIGLSLAAHNSLCSGHILLFGDEAQKNKWLPRLATGEWIGAWALTEAGTGSDALNMSTTAVRQGDQYLINGTKNWITHGKSGDLAVVMARTGERGKSNGISAFVIEKGTPGFGHGKKENKLGMRASETAELILDNCLVPAENLLGKEGDGFRQAMKVLDGGRISIAALSLGIARGAFEAALKYSKERHQFGKPISDFQAISFKLADMATSIEAAALLVHQAADIKNRGEQVTRQAAMAKYFASEVAVKVATEAVQIFGGYGYTKDYPAEKYYRDAKLCTIGEGTSEIQKIVIAREVLSGYPGQQTGKAI, encoded by the coding sequence ATGGATGAAGTTTTCACGAATATTCCGGATTTTGAAATGACGGAAGACCAGCGGATGGTACAACAGATGGTAAATGACTTTGCTGAAAAACACATCCGCCCCCATATGATGGAATGGGATGAGCAGCAATTCTTTCCGGTTGATCTTTTTAAGGAAATGGGCGGCATGGGCCTGATGGGCGTGCTGATCCCGCAATCATACGGCGGAAGCGGTTTGGGTTACCATGAATATGTGTCGGTCATCAGCGGGGTTGCCAGGGTATGCGGGGGGATCGGTCTTTCATTGGCGGCACATAATTCCCTTTGCAGCGGGCATATCCTGTTGTTCGGAGACGAGGCGCAAAAAAATAAATGGCTCCCCCGCCTTGCAACCGGGGAATGGATAGGCGCCTGGGCCCTTACGGAAGCGGGCACGGGCTCCGATGCCCTGAATATGAGTACGACTGCCGTCCGGCAGGGAGACCAGTACCTGATCAACGGTACGAAAAACTGGATCACGCATGGAAAATCGGGAGATCTGGCAGTTGTGATGGCAAGGACGGGAGAGAGGGGGAAGTCAAACGGGATCAGTGCCTTTGTGATCGAAAAGGGAACCCCGGGTTTCGGTCATGGAAAAAAGGAGAATAAGCTGGGCATGAGGGCCTCTGAAACTGCAGAGCTGATCCTGGATAATTGCCTTGTGCCGGCGGAGAACCTTCTTGGAAAAGAAGGGGACGGATTCCGGCAGGCCATGAAGGTGCTGGACGGAGGACGCATTTCCATCGCCGCTCTTTCCCTGGGTATTGCACGGGGAGCCTTTGAAGCTGCGCTAAAATATTCCAAAGAAAGGCATCAATTCGGAAAGCCCATATCCGACTTCCAGGCGATTTCCTTTAAACTAGCCGATATGGCAACTTCTATTGAAGCAGCGGCCCTGCTGGTCCATCAGGCGGCCGACATAAAGAACAGAGGAGAACAGGTAACGCGGCAGGCTGCTATGGCAAAATATTTCGCCTCCGAGGTGGCCGTAAAGGTTGCCACGGAAGCTGTTCAAATCTTTGGCGGGTATGGTTATACGAAGGATTATCCCGCGGAAAAATATTACCGGGATGCCAAACTCTGCACCATCGGTGAAGGTACGTCTGAAATCCAGAAGATAGTAATAGCCAGGGAAGTGCTGTCCGGGTACCCTGGTCAGCAAACCGGGAAAGCGATATGA
- the rplK gene encoding 50S ribosomal protein L11, which yields MAKDIAGYVKLQVKGGQANPSPPVGPALGAKGVNIMEFCKQFNARTQDQQGKVLPVVITVYSDKSFEFVIKTPPVAVQLKDACKLKSGSAEPNRKRVGSVSWDQVRTIAEDKMPDLNAFTVESAMRMVAGTARSMGITVNGEAPWNN from the coding sequence ATGGCAAAGGATATAGCTGGGTACGTTAAATTACAGGTAAAGGGAGGCCAGGCCAATCCTTCACCTCCCGTGGGACCCGCGTTGGGTGCCAAGGGGGTGAATATTATGGAGTTCTGCAAGCAGTTCAATGCCAGGACCCAGGATCAGCAAGGCAAGGTACTTCCTGTTGTAATTACCGTTTATTCCGATAAATCATTCGAGTTTGTCATCAAAACCCCTCCGGTAGCAGTACAGTTGAAAGACGCCTGCAAACTGAAGAGCGGTTCAGCAGAACCTAACCGTAAAAGGGTGGGTTCCGTATCCTGGGACCAGGTGCGCACCATTGCTGAAGACAAAATGCCTGACCTCAACGCCTTTACGGTAGAGTCGGCAATGCGGATGGTGGCCGGAACGGCGCGTAGTATGGGAATCACCGTGAACGGTGAAGCTCCCTGGAACAATTAA
- the nusG gene encoding transcription termination/antitermination protein NusG: MSDQLKWYVVRAVSGKEKKVKQYIESEINRMGLNHLVPQVLIPMEKYFQMREGKKIAKERNFYPGYVLIEAQLDGELTDTIKNVPSVIGFLGEQGNPVPLRESEVNRILGKVDEMSAKGEAMNFNFYVGESVKVMDGPFNGFNGVIEEVNEEKKKLKVMVKIFGRRTPLELNYMQVEKD, from the coding sequence ATGAGTGATCAATTAAAGTGGTATGTAGTCAGGGCTGTAAGCGGGAAAGAAAAGAAGGTCAAGCAATACATTGAGTCGGAAATTAACCGCATGGGCCTCAACCACCTGGTCCCGCAGGTTTTAATTCCTATGGAAAAGTATTTCCAGATGCGGGAAGGGAAAAAGATCGCCAAAGAAAGGAACTTCTACCCCGGATACGTACTTATTGAAGCCCAGCTGGACGGAGAACTGACGGATACCATCAAGAATGTTCCCAGCGTAATCGGCTTTTTGGGCGAGCAGGGCAACCCGGTACCTTTGCGCGAGTCGGAGGTGAACCGGATCCTGGGCAAGGTAGACGAGATGTCCGCCAAAGGTGAAGCCATGAACTTTAACTTTTACGTGGGTGAGAGTGTGAAGGTAATGGACGGGCCCTTTAACGGGTTTAACGGCGTTATTGAAGAGGTGAATGAAGAGAAGAAGAAGCTCAAGGTAATGGTGAAGATCTTTGGACGGCGCACCCCACTTGAGCTGAATTACATGCAGGTAGAAAAGGACTAA
- a CDS encoding tyrosine-type recombinase/integrase, whose amino-acid sequence MHTERFYRYLQFEKRFSQHTLLAYKIDLKSFAGFLRHQYEINELSDASPDMIRSWLVSLLEEGRSDTTIARKLSVLRTYFRFLLKEGNIPVNPTVNIRAPKIKKRLPVFVEESRMNLLQDLLPLDKSFPGLRDKLVIETFYQTGIRLAELIGLREEDVDIYSGRIRVFGKRRKERLVPFNNAYGELIREYLQLKKLEDFDNNPEVLFVKNNGEKLSPRFVYTLVRKYLEMTETPGKKSPHVLRHTFATHLLDHGADLNAVKELLGHASLAATEVYTHNSTERLKKAWKQAHPRG is encoded by the coding sequence ATGCATACAGAACGCTTTTACCGGTATTTACAGTTTGAAAAACGCTTTTCGCAGCATACGCTTCTTGCCTATAAAATCGATCTGAAGTCCTTTGCCGGCTTCCTCCGGCATCAGTATGAGATAAATGAATTAAGCGACGCCAGCCCAGACATGATCAGATCCTGGCTGGTCAGCCTCCTCGAAGAAGGGCGCAGCGATACGACCATCGCCCGAAAACTTTCCGTACTCCGCACTTATTTCCGGTTCCTGTTGAAAGAAGGGAATATCCCGGTAAATCCAACCGTTAATATTCGTGCCCCGAAAATAAAGAAGCGCTTGCCCGTATTTGTGGAAGAAAGCCGAATGAACCTTCTTCAGGATCTGTTGCCCCTGGACAAGAGCTTTCCGGGCCTCCGGGATAAACTGGTCATTGAAACGTTTTACCAGACCGGGATCAGGCTGGCCGAACTGATCGGGCTCAGGGAAGAAGATGTGGATATTTACAGCGGCCGGATACGGGTATTCGGAAAACGGCGGAAGGAGAGACTGGTCCCTTTTAATAATGCCTACGGAGAGTTGATCCGGGAATACCTGCAACTGAAAAAGCTTGAAGATTTTGACAACAATCCGGAGGTCTTATTCGTTAAAAATAATGGAGAGAAGCTTAGCCCGCGTTTTGTATATACGTTAGTAAGAAAATACCTGGAAATGACGGAAACTCCCGGAAAAAAAAGCCCGCATGTACTTCGACATACCTTTGCAACACATCTGCTTGATCATGGAGCTGACCTGAATGCCGTAAAGGAGTTGCTTGGGCATGCCAGTCTGGCTGCCACAGAAGTTTACACCCATAATTCCACAGAGCGACTGAAAAAAGCCTGGAAGCAGGCTCATCCCAGAGGATAA
- the rplA gene encoding 50S ribosomal protein L1 produces MAKLTKNRKNAMAKLEAGKVYSLSEATALVRDITTTKFDASVDLDVRLGVDPRKANQMVRGTAVLPHGTGKSIRVLVLCTPDKEQEAKDAGADHVGLDEYIQKIEQGWTDVDIVITMPSCMAKVGKLGRILGPRNLMPNPKTGTVTNEVGKAIQDVKGGKIDFKVDKTGIIHTSVGKVSFTPEKLYENALEVIQTISRLKPSSAKGTYFKSVYLSSTMSAGIAIETKTIAGI; encoded by the coding sequence GTGGCAAAGTTAACCAAGAATCGCAAGAATGCGATGGCCAAATTAGAGGCAGGCAAAGTATACTCATTGTCTGAAGCAACGGCTTTGGTGCGGGATATCACGACGACGAAGTTTGACGCTTCGGTTGACCTGGACGTACGTCTGGGAGTGGATCCCCGCAAAGCTAATCAGATGGTGCGTGGAACTGCCGTTTTACCTCATGGAACCGGCAAGTCAATTCGGGTGCTGGTACTCTGCACTCCGGATAAGGAGCAGGAGGCCAAAGACGCCGGGGCTGACCATGTTGGATTGGATGAGTACATCCAGAAGATCGAACAAGGATGGACCGATGTGGATATCGTGATCACTATGCCCTCCTGCATGGCAAAAGTCGGGAAACTCGGTCGCATATTGGGACCCCGTAACCTGATGCCCAACCCAAAAACCGGAACGGTTACTAATGAGGTTGGGAAAGCTATCCAGGATGTAAAAGGCGGTAAGATCGATTTCAAGGTCGACAAGACCGGTATCATCCACACTTCTGTTGGAAAGGTTTCTTTCACTCCCGAGAAGCTTTACGAAAATGCGCTGGAAGTTATCCAGACCATTTCCCGTCTGAAGCCCTCCTCTGCGAAGGGAACATATTTCAAGAGCGTTTATTTGTCAAGTACCATGAGTGCCGGTATAGCCATTGAAACTAAAACAATCGCGGGGATCTAA
- the rpsU gene encoding 30S ribosomal protein S21, with translation MIVINVKDGESIDRALKRFKKKFEKTGVLRELRNRQAFEKKSVARRNAVKRAVYRQQLQSETV, from the coding sequence ATGATCGTTATTAATGTAAAAGACGGTGAAAGTATTGACCGGGCGCTGAAGCGCTTCAAGAAAAAGTTTGAAAAAACGGGCGTTTTACGCGAGTTACGTAACCGTCAGGCTTTTGAAAAGAAATCTGTAGCGCGCAGGAATGCTGTTAAGCGTGCGGTTTACCGCCAGCAACTGCAGTCAGAAACTGTATAA
- the rplJ gene encoding 50S ribosomal protein L10: protein MRKEDKQQIVDDLTGLIRSYNGFYITDTSALTVSQINVIRRKAFQKGIKVQVAKNTLIRKAMEAVGTDYAGLYDVLKGSSTLLFSETANLPAKLIKELRKTGDKPVLKGAYVEESFFIGDNQLEQLASLKSKNELIADVVALLQSPARNVVSALQSGGGKLAGIVKTLSERGE from the coding sequence ATGAGGAAAGAAGATAAACAGCAGATTGTTGATGACCTGACCGGATTGATCAGGTCGTACAACGGGTTTTACATTACCGACACCTCAGCGCTTACTGTTTCGCAGATCAATGTGATCCGCCGCAAAGCTTTCCAAAAAGGTATTAAAGTACAGGTGGCAAAGAACACCCTGATACGTAAGGCCATGGAAGCGGTTGGCACGGACTATGCCGGGTTATATGATGTGTTAAAGGGATCATCCACTTTGTTGTTCTCTGAAACCGCCAATCTTCCGGCAAAGCTGATCAAGGAACTGCGCAAGACAGGAGACAAACCGGTTCTCAAGGGCGCCTACGTGGAAGAGTCGTTTTTCATCGGAGATAACCAGCTGGAGCAGCTGGCATCGCTGAAGTCGAAGAACGAACTTATCGCCGATGTGGTTGCCCTGCTTCAGTCACCTGCCCGGAATGTGGTATCTGCCCTTCAATCGGGTGGCGGCAAGCTGGCTGGTATTGTAAAGACCTTATCTGAAAGAGGCGAGTAG
- the secE gene encoding preprotein translocase subunit SecE, producing the protein MSKIISYIKESRNELLHKVTWPTLRELQSSSVVVLVASLIIALIVFAMDSVFENLIKLFYGIN; encoded by the coding sequence ATGAGTAAGATCATTTCATATATTAAGGAGTCGCGTAACGAGCTGTTACATAAAGTTACCTGGCCTACCCTGCGGGAATTGCAAAGCAGTTCCGTGGTGGTGCTGGTGGCATCGCTGATCATTGCACTGATCGTATTTGCCATGGACTCTGTTTTTGAGAATCTCATCAAGTTATTTTACGGGATCAATTAA